In one window of Burkholderia sp. NRF60-BP8 DNA:
- a CDS encoding TetR/AcrR family transcriptional regulator codes for MSESSSRIPLSPRKAPRQRRSVATVDAIVEAAARILERDGFDGYTTNAVAALAGVSIGSLYQYFPNRDALTAALVERESAHLLDDVDRAAALSSCDDVLRTLVRGAVAHQMRRPALARLIDFEEARLPLGARTARIADRIHATLLHALGLRDAPRVAAPDVVAHDLLAIVKGIVDAAGARGETDADALEARAWRAVRGYLRESRESKLA; via the coding sequence ATGTCCGAATCGTCGTCGCGCATTCCGCTTTCGCCGCGCAAGGCGCCGCGCCAGCGCCGCTCGGTGGCCACCGTCGATGCGATCGTCGAGGCCGCCGCTCGCATTCTCGAGCGCGACGGCTTCGACGGTTACACGACGAATGCGGTCGCCGCGCTGGCCGGCGTGAGCATCGGCTCGCTCTACCAGTATTTCCCGAACCGCGACGCGCTGACCGCTGCGCTCGTCGAGCGCGAGAGCGCGCATCTGCTCGACGACGTCGACCGGGCGGCCGCGCTGTCGTCCTGCGACGACGTGCTGCGCACGCTGGTGCGCGGGGCCGTCGCGCACCAGATGCGCCGGCCGGCGCTCGCGCGGCTGATCGATTTCGAGGAGGCGCGGTTGCCGCTCGGCGCGCGCACCGCGCGCATCGCGGACCGCATCCACGCGACGTTGCTGCATGCGCTCGGGTTGCGGGATGCGCCGCGCGTCGCCGCGCCCGACGTCGTCGCGCACGATCTGCTCGCGATCGTGAAAGGCATCGTCGATGCGGCGGGCGCGCGCGGCGAGACCGATGCGGATGCGCTCGAAGCGCGTGCGTGGCGGGCGGTGCGCGGCTATCTCCGGGAATCGCGCGAATCGAAACTTGCTTGA
- a CDS encoding carbohydrate porin, translating into MKNLLSSVPRKRRADALATLLLSLAATSAFAQASSAAEPAAGASDAAAPAQQAADTAAPAPTGLWERSNLLGNMGGLRDVLDEHGVTLSLQETSEYLYNTSGGTGRGGAYQGLTQFGFNVDTGKAIGLPGGTFNVSGLQIHGTNLTQRYLQTLQTATGIEANSTTRLWELWYQQSLLDGKVDVKVGQQSVDQEFMVSQNAATFMNATFGWPVLPSTDLPSGGPAYPLSSLGVRLRVKPADAWTAMVGVFDGNPAGRADGDAQVLNAHGTNFNLRSGAFVIGEVQYALNAPPADPKAPQPAGLPGTYKLGFWYHSQHANDPRYGTDGLSLADPASNGTPATHRGNYGFYAVADQMVWRPSADSPRSVGVFARVMGSPGDRNVVDFAANAGVTLKAPFAGRDNDVAGIAIGYAKIGSHARGLDGDTGAYTTPGYPVRRAETVVEATYQYQVAPWWQVQADLQHFFRPGGGIPNPNAAGARIGDETVVGVRTTITF; encoded by the coding sequence ATGAAGAACCTGCTCTCGTCCGTCCCGCGCAAGCGTCGCGCCGATGCGCTCGCCACGCTGCTGCTGTCGCTCGCCGCCACCTCCGCGTTCGCACAAGCATCGTCCGCCGCCGAACCGGCGGCCGGCGCGAGCGATGCCGCCGCCCCCGCGCAACAGGCTGCTGATACCGCCGCGCCCGCGCCCACGGGCCTCTGGGAACGCTCGAACCTGCTCGGCAACATGGGCGGTCTGCGCGACGTGCTCGACGAGCACGGCGTCACGCTGAGCCTGCAGGAAACCAGCGAGTACCTGTACAACACGTCGGGCGGCACGGGTCGCGGCGGCGCGTACCAGGGGCTCACGCAATTCGGTTTCAACGTCGATACCGGCAAGGCGATCGGCCTGCCGGGCGGCACGTTCAACGTGTCGGGGCTGCAGATCCACGGCACCAACCTCACGCAGCGCTACCTGCAGACGTTGCAGACCGCGACCGGCATCGAGGCCAATTCGACCACCCGCCTGTGGGAACTCTGGTACCAGCAGTCGCTGCTCGACGGCAAGGTCGACGTGAAAGTCGGCCAGCAGAGCGTCGACCAGGAATTCATGGTGAGCCAGAACGCGGCGACGTTCATGAACGCGACCTTCGGCTGGCCCGTGCTGCCGTCCACCGACCTGCCGTCCGGCGGCCCCGCGTATCCGCTGTCGTCGCTCGGCGTGCGGCTGCGCGTGAAGCCGGCCGACGCGTGGACCGCGATGGTCGGCGTGTTCGACGGCAACCCGGCCGGCCGCGCCGACGGCGATGCGCAGGTGCTGAACGCGCATGGCACCAACTTCAACCTGCGCAGCGGCGCGTTCGTGATCGGCGAAGTGCAGTACGCGCTGAACGCGCCGCCGGCCGATCCGAAGGCCCCGCAGCCTGCCGGCCTGCCCGGCACGTACAAACTCGGCTTCTGGTATCACTCGCAGCACGCGAACGATCCGCGCTACGGCACCGACGGGTTGTCGCTCGCCGATCCGGCAAGCAACGGCACCCCCGCCACGCATCGCGGCAACTACGGCTTTTATGCGGTCGCGGATCAGATGGTGTGGCGGCCGTCCGCCGACAGCCCGCGCTCGGTCGGCGTGTTCGCGCGCGTGATGGGCTCGCCGGGCGATCGCAATGTCGTCGATTTCGCCGCCAACGCCGGCGTGACGCTGAAGGCGCCGTTCGCCGGACGCGACAACGACGTCGCCGGCATCGCGATCGGCTACGCGAAGATCGGCTCGCATGCGCGCGGCCTCGACGGCGACACCGGCGCATACACGACGCCCGGCTATCCGGTGCGCCGCGCGGAGACGGTCGTCGAAGCGACCTACCAGTACCAGGTCGCGCCATGGTGGCAGGTGCAGGCCGACCTGCAGCACTTCTTCCGCCCGGGCGGCGGCATCCCGAACCCGAACGCGGCCGGCGCGCGCATCGGCGACGAAACCGTGGTCGGCGTGCGCACGACGATCACGTTCTGA
- a CDS encoding DUF1653 domain-containing protein, producing MTEQEAEQLATHRHYKGGLYRYIGVARHSETEESVVVYEHLWPHARGLWVRPEAMFNGNLEDGTPRFRKLRD from the coding sequence ATGACCGAACAGGAAGCCGAACAGCTCGCGACGCACCGCCACTACAAGGGCGGCCTGTACCGCTACATCGGCGTTGCGCGCCACTCCGAAACCGAGGAATCGGTGGTCGTCTACGAGCATCTGTGGCCGCATGCGCGCGGGCTGTGGGTGCGGCCGGAAGCGATGTTCAACGGCAACCTCGAAGACGGCACACCGCGTTTTCGCAAGCTGCGCGACTGA
- a CDS encoding winged helix-turn-helix domain-containing protein, translating to MLTLSPAAARALHLAAQGLLTPPRRKATKSDVLDAIRRMAQLQIDTIHVVARSPYLVLFSRLGDFSPQWLDEHLAEARLFEYWSHEACFLPIEQFGLMRYKMLDPSGMGWKYAAEWHEQNRPEIERLLARIREAGPVRSADFAREDGAKGNGWWDRKPEKRHLEVLFTTGELMVSERRNFQRVYDVRERVLPDWDDARDLPPRDAVLPALLDYTCRALGVVRADWVADYYRLPRRSYRAELERLADAGDLIPVQIDGWKEPAYVHRSLDALLPAAAADTLRSTVTTLLSPFDPVVWDRRRASTLFGFDYTIECYTPAHKRRYGYFCLPVLHRGRLVGRVDAKAHRALGTFELKAVHVEPGVRFGTGLAADVAKAVKKLAAWHGTPEVTVRHAPPELMKALADT from the coding sequence ATGCTCACGCTCTCGCCCGCCGCCGCCCGCGCACTGCATCTCGCCGCCCAGGGCCTGCTCACGCCGCCGCGCCGCAAGGCGACCAAGTCCGACGTGCTCGACGCGATCCGCCGGATGGCGCAGTTGCAGATCGACACCATCCACGTCGTCGCGCGCAGCCCGTATCTCGTGCTGTTCAGCCGTCTCGGCGATTTCTCGCCGCAGTGGCTCGACGAACATCTTGCCGAGGCGCGCCTGTTCGAATACTGGTCGCACGAAGCGTGTTTCCTGCCGATCGAGCAGTTCGGGCTGATGCGTTACAAGATGCTCGATCCGTCGGGGATGGGCTGGAAATATGCGGCCGAATGGCATGAGCAGAATCGTCCGGAGATCGAACGGCTGCTTGCGCGGATTCGCGAAGCAGGCCCCGTACGGTCGGCCGATTTCGCGCGCGAGGACGGCGCGAAGGGCAACGGCTGGTGGGATCGCAAGCCCGAGAAGCGTCACCTGGAAGTGCTGTTCACGACGGGCGAGCTGATGGTGTCGGAGCGCCGCAATTTCCAGCGCGTGTACGACGTGCGCGAACGCGTGCTGCCCGACTGGGACGATGCGCGCGACCTGCCGCCGCGCGATGCCGTGCTGCCCGCGCTGCTCGACTACACGTGTCGCGCGCTCGGCGTCGTGCGCGCGGACTGGGTGGCCGACTACTATCGGCTGCCGCGCCGTTCGTACCGCGCGGAGCTGGAGCGGCTCGCCGACGCCGGCGACCTGATTCCGGTGCAGATCGACGGCTGGAAGGAACCGGCCTACGTGCATCGCTCGCTCGACGCGCTGCTGCCGGCGGCCGCTGCCGACACGCTGCGCTCGACGGTCACGACGCTGCTGTCGCCGTTCGACCCGGTCGTGTGGGACCGGCGGCGCGCGTCGACGCTGTTCGGTTTCGACTACACGATCGAGTGCTATACGCCCGCGCACAAGCGGCGCTACGGCTATTTCTGCCTGCCCGTACTGCATCGCGGCCGGCTGGTCGGCCGCGTCGATGCGAAAGCGCATCGCGCGCTCGGCACGTTCGAACTGAAGGCCGTGCACGTCGAGCCGGGCGTGCGGTTCGGCACCGGGCTCGCGGCCGACGTCGCGAAGGCCGTGAAGAAACTCGCGGCGTGGCACGGCACGCCGGAGGTGACGGTCAGGCATGCACCGCCGGAGCTGATGAAGGCGCTCGCCGATACGTAA
- a CDS encoding DUF4142 domain-containing protein, protein MNRFPHISRLALSAAGLLLVAVTATAQTAQPAPAASAAPAATATRIHEADQAFITDGTKTVSTQHDAARIADSRTSDSQVKAFAQRVSTDDAKIIQAMRAASPRGVDVPANDPDTTVLNSIKSLRGAEFDKAYIEQVALAGQQKAISAFQAEIASGRDTKLKEVARQSLPILQAHYADAQKLAQRHHLASAQ, encoded by the coding sequence ATGAACCGCTTTCCCCACATTTCGCGCCTCGCCTTGTCTGCCGCCGGCCTGCTTCTCGTCGCCGTGACGGCGACCGCGCAAACCGCGCAACCGGCGCCCGCCGCGTCCGCTGCGCCTGCCGCGACCGCCACGCGCATTCACGAAGCCGACCAAGCCTTCATCACGGACGGCACGAAGACCGTGTCGACCCAGCACGACGCGGCACGCATCGCCGATTCGCGCACGTCGGACAGCCAGGTCAAGGCGTTCGCGCAACGCGTGTCGACCGACGATGCAAAGATCATCCAGGCGATGCGCGCGGCGAGCCCGCGCGGCGTCGACGTGCCGGCCAACGACCCGGACACGACCGTGCTGAACAGCATCAAGAGCCTGCGCGGCGCCGAGTTCGACAAGGCCTATATCGAACAGGTCGCGCTCGCCGGCCAGCAGAAGGCGATCTCGGCGTTCCAGGCCGAAATCGCGTCGGGTCGCGACACCAAGCTAAAGGAAGTCGCCCGCCAGTCGCTGCCGATCCTGCAGGCGCACTACGCGGACGCGCAGAAGCTCGCGCAGCGTCATCACCTCGCATCGGCGCAGTAA
- a CDS encoding Nramp family divalent metal transporter — MSTPSNVSPPIAVDRSAVLDEAHLGDIRGALGTIAHHDTGARGTWWARLRTLLAIIGPGLIVMVGDNDAGAFGTYTQAGQNYGTTLLWTLLLLVPVLYVNQEMVLRLGAVTGVGHARLIFERFGKFWGAFSVIDLFLLNALTIVTEFIGITFVLDFFGLPKVAGVCVAAALTMAAVSTGDFRRFERFAIGLCVLSLLLVPVLVSIHPPVAQMTRDFFVPNWPAHAKLSDVMLLVIGIVGTTVAPWQLFFQQSYVIDKRITPRFMKYEKADLWIGIAFVLVGAVAMIGFSSALFGGHPEAGNFTDAGGVIAGLEKYAGRTSATLFAVALLDACIIGAAAVSLSTAYAIGDVFKIRHSLHRGVTDAKGFYLVYFGIVAAAATLVLIPGSPLGLLTEAVQTLAGVLLPSATVFLLVLCNDRQVLGPWVNSTKLNVFTGAVIWVLVLLSTILTASVMYPDISGEAIVDVLVGGTVLAIAGYLATVLIRRHKRVVEPAVDRSLRDTWRMPPLDTLEPQNMTLATRIWMAVLRGYLVIAVGLVIVKVVQMTLLK, encoded by the coding sequence ATGTCCACGCCCTCCAACGTCTCTCCACCGATCGCGGTCGATCGCAGCGCCGTGCTCGACGAAGCCCATCTGGGCGACATCCGCGGTGCGCTCGGCACGATCGCGCACCACGACACCGGCGCGCGCGGCACGTGGTGGGCGCGCCTGCGCACGCTGCTCGCGATCATCGGCCCGGGCCTGATCGTGATGGTCGGCGACAACGACGCCGGTGCATTCGGCACCTATACGCAGGCCGGCCAGAACTACGGCACGACGCTGCTGTGGACGCTGCTGCTGCTCGTGCCCGTGCTGTACGTGAACCAGGAAATGGTGCTGCGCCTCGGCGCGGTCACGGGCGTCGGCCATGCGCGCCTGATCTTCGAGCGCTTCGGCAAGTTCTGGGGCGCGTTCAGCGTGATCGACCTGTTCCTGCTCAATGCGCTGACCATCGTCACCGAGTTCATCGGCATCACGTTCGTGCTGGATTTCTTCGGATTGCCGAAGGTGGCCGGCGTGTGTGTCGCCGCCGCGCTGACGATGGCCGCGGTCAGTACCGGCGATTTCCGGCGCTTCGAGCGGTTCGCGATCGGGCTGTGCGTGCTGAGCCTGCTGCTCGTGCCGGTGCTCGTCTCGATCCACCCGCCCGTCGCGCAGATGACGCGCGATTTCTTCGTGCCGAACTGGCCCGCGCACGCGAAGCTGTCCGACGTGATGCTGCTCGTGATCGGCATCGTCGGCACGACGGTCGCGCCATGGCAATTGTTCTTCCAGCAGAGCTACGTGATCGACAAGCGCATCACGCCGCGCTTCATGAAATACGAAAAGGCCGACTTGTGGATCGGCATCGCGTTCGTGCTGGTGGGCGCGGTCGCGATGATCGGCTTCAGCTCGGCGTTGTTCGGCGGCCATCCGGAAGCCGGCAACTTCACCGACGCGGGCGGCGTCATCGCGGGCCTCGAGAAGTATGCGGGCCGCACGAGCGCGACGCTGTTCGCGGTCGCCTTGCTCGACGCGTGCATCATCGGCGCGGCTGCCGTGTCGCTGTCGACCGCGTACGCGATCGGCGACGTGTTCAAGATCCGCCACTCGCTGCACCGCGGCGTGACCGACGCGAAGGGCTTCTATCTCGTCTATTTCGGCATCGTCGCGGCCGCGGCGACGCTCGTGCTGATCCCGGGCAGCCCACTCGGGCTGCTGACCGAAGCCGTGCAGACGCTGGCCGGCGTGTTGCTGCCGAGCGCGACGGTGTTCCTGCTGGTGTTGTGCAACGACCGCCAGGTGCTGGGGCCCTGGGTCAACTCGACGAAGCTCAACGTGTTCACGGGCGCGGTGATCTGGGTGCTGGTGCTGCTGTCGACCATCCTGACCGCGTCGGTGATGTATCCGGACATCAGCGGGGAAGCGATCGTCGACGTGCTGGTGGGCGGCACCGTGCTCGCCATCGCCGGTTATCTCGCGACGGTGCTGATTCGCCGCCACAAGCGCGTCGTCGAGCCGGCCGTCGATCGTTCGCTGCGCGACACGTGGCGCATGCCGCCGCTCGACACGCTCGAGCCGCAGAACATGACGCTCGCGACGCGGATCTGGATGGCCGTGCTGCGCGGCTATCTGGTGATCGCGGTCGGTCTCGTGATCGTGAAGGTCGTTCAGATGACGTTGCTGAAGTAA
- a CDS encoding HAD hydrolase-like protein: MTYRLIAFDFDGTLADSLDSFLAALSEASRLHGFRDATPELRPALRGMSARDIVRALDVPMWKVPRVTIDMRRLMRPRIAHVRLFQGVDETFDALAARGIRIAIATSNTEEIVRDRLGPRAGARVDHFACGIPLFGKARRLRALVREAGVRADEVLYVGDEIRDADAARHARIAFQGVAWGYTAPDALQAHCATPLLPRLDALLDRV, from the coding sequence ATGACCTACCGCCTCATCGCCTTCGACTTCGACGGCACGCTCGCCGATTCGCTCGACAGTTTTCTCGCGGCGCTGTCGGAAGCGTCGCGCCTGCACGGCTTTCGCGACGCCACGCCCGAACTGCGCCCGGCGCTGCGCGGCATGTCGGCGCGCGACATCGTCCGCGCGCTCGACGTGCCGATGTGGAAAGTGCCGCGCGTGACGATCGACATGCGCCGCCTGATGCGGCCGCGCATCGCGCACGTGCGGCTGTTTCAGGGCGTCGACGAAACGTTCGACGCGCTCGCCGCGCGCGGCATCCGCATCGCGATCGCCACGTCGAATACCGAGGAGATCGTGCGGGACCGGCTCGGCCCGCGCGCCGGCGCGCGCGTCGACCATTTCGCCTGTGGCATTCCGCTGTTCGGCAAGGCGCGCCGTCTGCGCGCGCTCGTTCGCGAGGCCGGCGTGCGCGCCGACGAAGTGCTGTACGTCGGCGACGAAATCCGCGACGCAGACGCGGCACGGCACGCACGTATCGCCTTTCAGGGTGTCGCGTGGGGCTACACGGCGCCCGACGCGTTGCAGGCACATTGCGCGACGCCGTTGCTGCCGCGCCTCGATGCGCTGCTCGATCGCGTGTAA
- a CDS encoding MFS transporter, protein MSPVFLAPLIVACALFMESVDANIIVTALPAMARDFGHNPVTLNIAITAYVVGLGVFIPICGWLADRFSARAVFRTAIGIFVVGSLMCAASNSLGVLTFARFIQGVGGAMMVPVGRIIIFRAVPRSDLVRAMNYLAIPALFGPTVGPLVGGFITTYLHWRMIFFINVPIGLYGIYLASKHIANTHEPDPGPLDWFGFLLSASGAALLLMGLTLIDGSLTSRSNALVMCAAGAAMLALYVPYARRKERPVLDLSFLKIPTYHASVVGGSLFRIGLGAVPFLLPLALQEGLGMSAFHSGLITCASALGGAVSRSTATHTLRRFGFRTVLIYNAAFAGLAIAAYGVFHPGMATWAIWLIVLVGGIFPALQFTSLNSMIYADISPRDAGRATSLGSVVQQMSLGLGVTVAGLVLHVSHWLQGHRAMVWSDFWPAFLVVGLCSFASIPITRRLPPGAGDEVARGKRQ, encoded by the coding sequence ATGTCGCCCGTCTTTCTAGCACCGCTCATCGTTGCCTGTGCGTTGTTCATGGAAAGCGTCGACGCGAACATCATCGTCACCGCACTGCCTGCGATGGCGAGGGACTTCGGGCACAACCCCGTCACGCTGAACATCGCGATCACGGCCTACGTGGTCGGTCTCGGCGTGTTCATTCCGATCTGCGGCTGGCTCGCCGACCGCTTCAGCGCGCGCGCCGTGTTCCGCACCGCGATCGGCATCTTCGTCGTCGGCTCGCTGATGTGCGCGGCGTCCAACTCCCTCGGCGTGCTCACGTTCGCACGCTTCATACAGGGCGTCGGCGGCGCGATGATGGTGCCGGTCGGCCGCATCATCATCTTCCGCGCGGTGCCGCGCTCCGATCTCGTGCGCGCGATGAACTACCTCGCGATTCCCGCGCTGTTCGGGCCCACGGTCGGGCCGCTCGTCGGCGGCTTCATCACGACCTACCTGCACTGGCGGATGATCTTCTTCATCAACGTGCCGATCGGTCTCTACGGGATCTACCTCGCGAGCAAGCACATCGCGAACACGCACGAGCCCGACCCGGGCCCGCTCGACTGGTTCGGCTTCCTGCTGTCCGCGAGCGGCGCCGCGCTGCTGCTGATGGGCCTCACGCTGATCGACGGTTCGCTCACGTCGCGCTCGAACGCCCTCGTCATGTGCGCGGCCGGCGCCGCGATGCTCGCGTTGTACGTGCCGTACGCGCGCCGCAAGGAGCGCCCGGTGCTCGACCTCAGTTTCCTGAAGATCCCGACGTATCACGCGAGCGTCGTGGGCGGCTCGCTGTTCCGCATCGGGCTCGGCGCGGTGCCGTTCCTGCTGCCGCTCGCGCTGCAGGAAGGGCTCGGCATGAGCGCGTTCCACTCGGGGCTGATCACGTGCGCGTCCGCGCTCGGCGGCGCGGTGAGCCGCTCGACGGCCACGCATACGCTGCGCCGCTTCGGTTTTCGCACGGTGCTGATCTACAACGCGGCATTCGCGGGCCTGGCGATCGCCGCGTACGGCGTGTTCCATCCCGGCATGGCGACCTGGGCGATCTGGCTGATCGTGCTCGTCGGCGGCATCTTCCCCGCGCTGCAGTTCACGAGCCTGAATTCGATGATCTACGCGGACATCTCGCCGCGCGACGCAGGCCGCGCGACGAGCCTCGGCAGCGTCGTGCAGCAGATGTCGCTCGGCCTCGGCGTGACGGTGGCCGGCCTCGTGCTGCACGTGTCGCACTGGCTCCAGGGCCATCGGGCGATGGTGTGGTCGGATTTCTGGCCCGCGTTCCTGGTGGTCGGGCTGTGCTCGTTCGCGTCGATTCCGATCACGCGGCGGCTGCCGCCCGGCGCCGGCGACGAAGTCGCGCGCGGCAAGCGGCAATAG
- a CDS encoding GNAT family N-acetyltransferase encodes MPAATSATLRFSTDKRELDVDAIFDFLHRDAYWSQGIPRDVVERAIEGSLCFGAYVGDRLVGFARLVTDHATFAYLCDVFVLPAERGNGYGRALIDHIFAQEMVQRLRRIMLVTTDAHELYRPVGFGPSANPERLMEIRRPDLYTKR; translated from the coding sequence GTGCCCGCTGCCACTTCCGCCACGCTGAGATTTTCCACCGACAAGCGCGAACTCGATGTCGACGCGATCTTCGACTTCCTGCATCGCGACGCCTATTGGTCGCAGGGCATTCCGCGCGACGTGGTCGAGCGGGCGATCGAGGGCTCGCTGTGTTTCGGCGCGTATGTCGGCGACCGGCTCGTCGGGTTTGCGCGGCTCGTCACCGATCACGCGACGTTCGCGTATCTGTGCGACGTGTTCGTGCTGCCGGCCGAACGCGGCAACGGCTACGGCCGCGCACTGATCGACCATATATTCGCGCAGGAGATGGTGCAGCGGCTGCGCCGCATCATGCTCGTCACGACCGATGCGCACGAACTCTATCGGCCGGTCGGTTTCGGTCCGTCCGCGAACCCCGAGCGGCTGATGGAGATCCGCCGGCCCGACCTCTACACGAAACGCTGA
- a CDS encoding GNAT family N-acetyltransferase — protein sequence MTDASSFLEQPTLTGERVVLRPLDVSDRQALLDAAADGELWNLTVTVVPGAQTVDAYIDTALQGRAAGTVMPFVIVDRASGRAIGSTRFWKIDRKNRKLEIGHTWLSESAQRTRANTEAKWLLLAYAFDTLHCVRVQFTTDELNEKSRAAILRLGAKQEGIVRHERIMPDGRKRNSVRFSIIDDEWPEVRARLEAKLAT from the coding sequence ATGACCGACGCATCGTCTTTCCTCGAGCAACCGACCCTCACCGGCGAACGTGTCGTCCTCCGTCCGCTCGACGTATCCGACCGGCAGGCGCTGCTGGACGCCGCGGCAGACGGCGAATTGTGGAACCTGACGGTCACGGTCGTGCCGGGCGCGCAGACGGTCGACGCCTACATCGACACGGCGTTGCAGGGGCGGGCGGCCGGCACCGTGATGCCGTTCGTGATCGTCGATCGCGCGTCGGGCCGTGCAATCGGCAGTACGCGCTTCTGGAAAATCGATCGCAAGAATCGCAAGCTCGAGATCGGTCACACGTGGCTGAGCGAATCGGCGCAGCGTACGCGCGCGAATACCGAAGCGAAGTGGTTGCTGCTGGCTTATGCGTTCGACACGCTGCACTGCGTGCGCGTGCAGTTCACGACGGACGAGCTGAACGAGAAATCGCGCGCGGCGATCCTACGGCTCGGTGCGAAACAGGAGGGCATCGTGCGCCACGAACGGATCATGCCGGATGGCCGCAAGCGCAACTCGGTGCGCTTCAGCATCATCGACGACGAATGGCCGGAAGTGCGTGCGCGACTCGAGGCGAAGCTGGCGACGTAA
- the treA gene encoding alpha,alpha-trehalase TreA, protein MTSRRAAPLASRFPSRQSPPAPRLRWAAALAIAYLAVAGCAAQADSANQAAAQAASQSATPAATAAAAAPASGTLLPPPSQLYGDLFVAVQTAQLYPDQKTFVDATPDTDPATIVQLYQQQKSQPGFSLKAFVDQHFTPPPEGGVTPPPNQTLRQHIDWLWPQLTRTSVTAPPYSSLIPMPKPYVVPGGRFREGYYWDTYFTMLGLQVSGREDLVDDMLDNFAYLIDTIGHIPNGNRTYYASRSQPPFFAYMVTLAAQAEGDKVYQKYLPALRKEHAYWMQGETTTPRGQAARNVVAMPDGAVLNRYWDASDTPRDESYLEDVTTAKSVPSRPANEVYRDLRAGAESGWDYSSRWFGDGKTLATIRTTSIVPVDLNSLMFHLETTIVKGCAITRDIACVADFSGRAARRAAAINHYLWNRRGYYGDYDWQLRKPRDGVTAAALYPLFAGVAWPERAKATAREVRKTLLQPGGLATTTENTGQQWDAPNGWAPLQWIAIDGLRRYGDPALAKDIGTRFLSDVKHVYATEGKLVEKYVVEGTGTGGGGGGEYPLQDGFGWTNGVTLKLLGLYGE, encoded by the coding sequence ATGACGTCACGTCGTGCCGCACCGCTTGCATCTCGCTTCCCGTCGCGCCAGTCACCGCCCGCGCCGCGTCTGCGCTGGGCCGCCGCACTGGCCATCGCCTATCTCGCCGTCGCCGGTTGCGCCGCGCAGGCCGACAGTGCGAACCAGGCCGCCGCGCAAGCGGCCAGCCAGTCCGCGACGCCTGCCGCCACCGCAGCCGCAGCCGCTCCCGCGTCGGGCACGCTGCTGCCGCCGCCGAGCCAGCTCTACGGCGACCTGTTCGTCGCGGTGCAGACCGCGCAGCTCTATCCCGACCAGAAGACCTTCGTCGACGCCACGCCCGATACCGATCCCGCGACGATCGTGCAGTTGTATCAGCAACAGAAATCGCAGCCGGGCTTCTCGCTGAAGGCGTTCGTCGACCAGCATTTCACGCCGCCCCCGGAAGGCGGCGTGACGCCGCCGCCGAATCAGACGCTGCGCCAGCATATCGACTGGCTGTGGCCGCAGCTCACGCGCACGAGCGTCACGGCGCCCCCGTACAGTTCGCTGATTCCGATGCCGAAGCCGTACGTCGTGCCGGGTGGCCGCTTCCGCGAAGGCTACTACTGGGATACCTATTTCACGATGCTCGGGCTGCAGGTGTCGGGGCGCGAGGATCTCGTCGACGACATGCTCGACAACTTCGCATACCTGATCGATACGATCGGGCACATCCCGAACGGCAACCGCACGTACTACGCGAGTCGCTCGCAGCCGCCGTTCTTCGCGTACATGGTCACGCTCGCCGCGCAGGCCGAAGGCGACAAGGTCTACCAGAAATACCTGCCGGCGCTGCGCAAGGAACATGCGTACTGGATGCAGGGCGAAACCACGACGCCGCGCGGGCAGGCGGCGCGCAACGTGGTCGCGATGCCCGACGGCGCCGTGCTGAACCGCTACTGGGATGCGAGCGACACGCCGCGCGACGAGTCGTATCTCGAGGACGTGACCACCGCGAAATCGGTGCCGTCCCGCCCGGCGAACGAGGTGTACCGCGACCTGCGCGCGGGCGCCGAAAGCGGCTGGGACTACAGCTCGCGCTGGTTCGGCGACGGCAAGACGCTCGCGACGATCCGCACGACCTCGATCGTGCCGGTCGACCTGAACAGCCTGATGTTCCATCTCGAGACGACGATCGTGAAGGGCTGCGCGATCACGCGCGATATCGCCTGCGTGGCCGATTTTTCGGGGCGCGCGGCGCGGCGTGCGGCCGCGATCAATCACTACCTGTGGAACCGTCGCGGCTATTACGGCGACTATGACTGGCAATTGCGCAAGCCGCGCGACGGTGTGACGGCCGCCGCGCTGTATCCGCTGTTCGCGGGCGTCGCGTGGCCGGAGCGCGCGAAGGCGACCGCGCGCGAAGTGCGCAAGACGCTGCTGCAGCCGGGCGGCCTCGCGACGACGACCGAGAACACGGGCCAGCAGTGGGATGCGCCGAATGGCTGGGCGCCGCTGCAGTGGATCGCGATCGACGGGCTGCGCCGTTACGGCGATCCGGCGCTCGCGAAGGACATCGGCACGCGTTTCCTGTCCGACGTGAAGCACGTGTACGCGACCGAAGGCAAGCTCGTCGAGAAATACGTGGTCGAGGGCACCGGCACGGGCGGCGGCGGGGGCGGCGAATATCCGTTGCAGGACGGCTTCGGCTGGACCAACGGCGTCACGCTGAAGCTGCTGGGGCTGTACGGCGAGTAA